Proteins from one Ahaetulla prasina isolate Xishuangbanna chromosome 2, ASM2864084v1, whole genome shotgun sequence genomic window:
- the KCNJ16 gene encoding inward rectifier potassium channel 16 has translation MAEHTDKLISMEANKLKHSQSYQETTSVGIKRMQKRFLQKDGSCNVYFKHIFGEWESYVADIFTTLVDIKWRHMFVIFSLSYILSWLLFGLVFWLIALQHGDLLPEEEVTPCVENVNSFTGAFLFSLETQTTIGYGSRCVTDECSAAILTVVLQSVLGCIIDTFIIGAALAKMATARKRAQTIRFSYYATVGLRDGKLCLMWRIGDFRPNHMVEGTVRAQLLRYVEDRVGRMILEYKDLKLLNDQIILATPVTIVHEINQDSPLYDFDRKTLAKENFEILVTFVYTGDSTGTSHQSRSSYVPREILWGHKFNDVLQLKKKYYKVNFLQFEETTEVYAPYCSAKHLDKKEQEYTSCDKTTNLESEISSSSSSSSSCSSGIRIRSFSADALIIHSEVSGESVKISSPMELPYDRALATLSRISMESQI, from the coding sequence ATGGCGGAGCACACCGATAAACTTATCAGCATGGAAGCCAATAAACTCAAACATTCACAGAGTTACCAGGAAACTACATCAGTGGGGATTAAAAGAATGCAAAAGCGATTccttcagaaagatggaagttGCAATGTTTACTTCAAACATATCTTTGGAGAGTGGGAGAGCTATGTGGCTGATATTTTCACCACATTGGTAGATATCAAATGGCGCCATATGTTTGTGATCTTTTCCTTATCTTACATCCTATCCTGGTTATTGTTTGGCTTAGTGTTTTGGCTCATTGCACTCCAGCATGGAGACTTATTGCCAGAAGAAGAAGTCACCCCCTGTGTGGAGAATGTCAATAGTTTCACAGGGGCCTTCTTATTTTCTCTGGAAACCCAAACCACCATAGGCTATGGATCTCGCTGTGTGACCGATGAGTGTTCTGCAGCAATCCTGACAGTTGTCTTACAATCTGTCTTAGGCTGCATCATTGACACATTCATTATTGGAGCTGCCTTAGCAAAAATGGCCACTGCCCGAAAGCGAGCTCAGACCATCCGCTTTAGCTACTATGCAACAGTAGGCTTACGGGATGGTAAACTCTGTCTGATGTGGCGGATAGGTGATTTTCGACCTAATCATATGGTAGAAGGAACCGTAAGAGCTCAGCTCTTGAGGTATGTAGAAGATAGGGTAGGCAGGATGATATTGGAATACAAGGACTTAAAACTGCTAAATGATCAGATCATTCTTGCCACTCCAGTGACCATTGTCCATGAAATTAACCAGGATAGTCCACTGTACGATTTTGACAGGAAAACTCTGGCTAAGGAAAATTTTGAGATCCTGGTTACGTTTGTTTACACTGGAGATTCAACAGGAACATCACATCAGTCAAGGAGTTCCTACGTGCCTAGAGAAATCCTCTGGGGACACAAATTCAATGATGTTCTgcaactgaagaaaaaatactaCAAAGTCAACTTCCTGCAATTTGAAGAAACCACTGAGGTTTACGCTCCTTATTGTAGCGCCAAGCATTTGGATAAAAAGGAACAAGAATACACAAGTTGTGATAAAACAACAAATTTAGAATCAGAaatatcctcctcttcctcctcctcttcttcctgctcCTCAGGAATCAGAATCAGATCATTTAGTGCTGATGCTTTAATTATTCATTCTGAGGTTTCTGGAGAATCAGTCAAAATTTCCAGTCCAATGGAGCTTCCATACGACAGAGCTCTGGCGACATTAAGCAGAATTTCAATGGAATCCCAGATTTAG